Proteins encoded within one genomic window of Pieris brassicae chromosome 12, ilPieBrab1.1, whole genome shotgun sequence:
- the LOC123717268 gene encoding ubiquitin-fold modifier-conjugating enzyme 1: MVDEGTRKTLSSIPLLKTKAGPRDKELWTTRLKEEYQGLIKYVQNNKEADNDWFRLESDKTGTKWFGKCWYIHNLLKYEFDLEFDIPITYPTTAPELALPGLDGKTAKMYRGGKICLTDHFKPLWARNVPRFGIAHAMALGLGPWLAVEIPDLIEKGIIKYQEKSEDSK; this comes from the exons atggtTGACGAAGGAACTAGAAAGACCCTCAGTAGCATCCCTTTACTGAAAACCAAAGCAGGTCCAAGAGATAAGGAGTTATGGACAACTAGGTTAAAAGAAGAATATCAAGGTCTTATCAAG tATGTCCAGAACAACAAAGAAGCAGATAATGACTGGTTTAGACTGGAATCTGATAAAACAGGTACAAAGTGGTTTGGCAAATGTTGGTACATCCATAATCTGTTGAAATATGAGTTTGATCTTGAATTTGAT ATTCCAATTACATACCCAACAACAGCACCAGAGTTAGCACTACCAGGTTTAGATGGTAAAACAGCTAAGATGTACAGAGGTGGTAAAATCTGTCTGACAGACCACTTCAAACCATTATGGGCAAGAAATGTACCACGCTTTGGAATTGCACATGCTATGGCACTTGGG TTAGGACCATGGCTAGCTGTGGAGATACcagatttaattgaaaaaggAATCATAAAATATCAAGAGAAGTCAGAAGAttctaagtaa
- the LOC123717267 gene encoding BLOC-1-related complex subunit 5 isoform X2, which produces MCSDSELPYISYTVDRPIGDSPKHTAKNRDAKKSLQRRQMAQAQARRSQRARDIVVVKAATDTQLDEDIRRLQEIPTFLPIMRGTLGLPGARDPEVLEGLDYRPWARLSSRLQAHLAACAHPLAQTQGLLTSQIKQIDTEVSRLYSQAVERQRNNARHAERLARVRELSHQLARCNSLLTRSLQDVEELNQMLPEDKRLAPFVWNSQKCA; this is translated from the exons ATGTGCTCAGATTCAGAACTTccatatatatcatatactGTAGATAGGCCTATTGGtg ATTCACCAAAACACACTGCTAAAAATCGTGATGCCAAAAAATCACTTCAAAGAAGACAAATGGCTCAGGCGCAAGCTAGGAGATCCCAACGTGCAAGAGATATAGTGGTTGTGAAGGCTGCTACAGATACTCAGCTGGATGAGGATATACGCAGGCtgcag GAAATCCCCACATTTCTACCAATTATGAGGGGAACATTGGGTCTACCTGGTGCAAGGGATCCGGAAGTCTTGGAAG gtCTAGACTATCGCCCATGGGCGCGGTTAAGTTCCCGTCTTCAAGCTCATTTAGCGGCATGCGCACATCCCTTAGCTCAAACACAAGGATTACTAACATCACAAATTAAACAA aTAGACACAGAAGTGTCCCGTCTTTATAGTCAAGCGGTAGAACGACAACGGAACAACGCACGACACGCGGAACGTCTCGCGAGAGTACGGGAGTTATCACATCAACTTGCAAGATGTAATTCATTGCTAACACGG tcACTCCAAGACGTTGAAGAGTTAAACCAGATGTTACCCGAGGACAAACGACTTGCGCCCTTCGTATGGAATTCACAGAAGTGTGCTTGA
- the LOC123717269 gene encoding uncharacterized protein LOC123717269 isoform X2, with protein sequence MFISYWKCLIVFSLFCKYGNLAPVETENKEQPAEKVDDNNTTPAAETPEKEAADVENVTEPSSSNNATQTAVLTLEPDATTPVVCFYLTYLIKIYKVIKHKLIQLIYYFNYRMS encoded by the exons atgtttatttcatattGGAAATGTTTGATTGTATTTTctctattttgtaaatatggaAATCTGGCG ccA GTGGAAACCGAGAACAAAGaacaa ccAGCTGAAAAAGTAGATGACAAT AACACAACTCCAGCTGCTGAAAca CCAGAGAAAGAAGCCGCAGATGTCGAAAAT GTCACAGAACCATCAAGTTCCAATAAC GCTACGCAAACTGCTGTT ctaaca CTTGAG CCTGACgca actaCG cctGTGGTATGCTTTTATTTAAcgtatctaattaaaatatataaagtaataaaacataaattaatacaattaatttattattttaattacagaaTGTCGTAA
- the LOC123717267 gene encoding BLOC-1-related complex subunit 5 isoform X1 — MGSEQSMPPKKQPQRAPPVRRGYTIAGTSFVEGRRDASASGNNSPGASMCSDSELPYISYTVDRPIGDSPKHTAKNRDAKKSLQRRQMAQAQARRSQRARDIVVVKAATDTQLDEDIRRLQEIPTFLPIMRGTLGLPGARDPEVLEGLDYRPWARLSSRLQAHLAACAHPLAQTQGLLTSQIKQIDTEVSRLYSQAVERQRNNARHAERLARVRELSHQLARCNSLLTRSLQDVEELNQMLPEDKRLAPFVWNSQKCA; from the exons atGGGTTCTGAGCAGTCCATGCCACCCAAAAAGCAACCACAGCGAGCCCCACCCGTGCGAAGAGGATACACTATAGCTGGAACCAGCTTTGTTg aaggAAGACGGGATGCATCAGCCAGTGGCAACAATTCTCCTGGAGCCAGTATGTGCTCAGATTCAGAACTTccatatatatcatatactGTAGATAGGCCTATTGGtg ATTCACCAAAACACACTGCTAAAAATCGTGATGCCAAAAAATCACTTCAAAGAAGACAAATGGCTCAGGCGCAAGCTAGGAGATCCCAACGTGCAAGAGATATAGTGGTTGTGAAGGCTGCTACAGATACTCAGCTGGATGAGGATATACGCAGGCtgcag GAAATCCCCACATTTCTACCAATTATGAGGGGAACATTGGGTCTACCTGGTGCAAGGGATCCGGAAGTCTTGGAAG gtCTAGACTATCGCCCATGGGCGCGGTTAAGTTCCCGTCTTCAAGCTCATTTAGCGGCATGCGCACATCCCTTAGCTCAAACACAAGGATTACTAACATCACAAATTAAACAA aTAGACACAGAAGTGTCCCGTCTTTATAGTCAAGCGGTAGAACGACAACGGAACAACGCACGACACGCGGAACGTCTCGCGAGAGTACGGGAGTTATCACATCAACTTGCAAGATGTAATTCATTGCTAACACGG tcACTCCAAGACGTTGAAGAGTTAAACCAGATGTTACCCGAGGACAAACGACTTGCGCCCTTCGTATGGAATTCACAGAAGTGTGCTTGA
- the LOC123717269 gene encoding uncharacterized protein LOC123717269 isoform X3 — MFISYWKCLIVFSLFCKYGNLAPVETENKEQPAEKVDDNPADKEDDSNTTPAAETPEKEAADVENVTEPSSSNNATQTAVLTLEPDATTPVNVFTDRYVSIYHLCIEFYKTK; from the exons atgtttatttcatattGGAAATGTTTGATTGTATTTTctctattttgtaaatatggaAATCTGGCG ccA GTGGAAACCGAGAACAAAGaacaa ccAGCTGAAAAAGTAGATGACAAT CCTGCTGATAAAGAAGATGACAGT AACACAACTCCAGCTGCTGAAAca CCAGAGAAAGAAGCCGCAGATGTCGAAAAT GTCACAGAACCATCAAGTTCCAATAAC GCTACGCAAACTGCTGTT ctaaca CTTGAG CCTGACgca actaCG cctGTG aaTGTC TTCACC gatCGCTACGTAAGTATATATCATCtatgtattgaattttataaaacaaaatga
- the LOC123717258 gene encoding eukaryotic translation initiation factor 4 gamma 3 gives MKDINLNNTSDPDSANGTESVKEDVNQNEKIILETNNENENMEQNNTSPDVSVKETLNGNDETDNYVGEPDELKSEVSELEPDAPAITLKHSYNAEQWSPLNPSGKKVYDVNLLKEIQEDPLCKTMPKSPLLETCNILRTAQSQDSLIAFNHINRSMNDSLFPTFLKTNSGSMRNPILRDGRKDNRSSGQSLGRGSMKLNSPSRNSGGRNICISLREEVKLNETKDAWRPARLKKDNLDEAELKTQELYKKFRGILNKLTPQKFDTLVDKVKSLEIDTQERLEGVIDLVFEKAIEEPNFSEAYAAMCNKLSTLKVPSTNSPNQCVNFRAMIITKCQNQFIKEKTDEIVVKLEKELTECTDAAKKKELHAQLGEAQRRVRMRSVGNVRFIGELYKLNILIAKIMVYCMNYLIDKPEEEKLECLCKLLTTIGEQVENEAKEQLDVIINKIQDIVNDRKSKKISSRVRFMLQDVIELRRRRWVAKSVLDMQPKMMDQIQKEAEQKQRHIELMNSPVGGGFRRDDGNRKKRGVEGRRPGNNFMDNTWKTTTTRSNYVVDTSKLKAMPQKNPNLGSIKLAPAHSTWNHGSGTKSQIAAPIRNKFSILDNVQIDLTTLTAAKDAPPAAYQQSKSIERSTFNTRNDFASSRSGSIERTKTSPTPPEAPASQTKAPAAQEPLPENLRKFVKQFIDLSIMNLNDEELVEEIKLFGSQYHAAMVTEILNVALEKNAKAISILSKSVMKVVSLGILSCENFLAGMDEIFECGPDLYIDIPMLYTYLGKFIAPLIENKNMTLQQVHKAAGSLVSSGHGHLLLKAIITELKDSMGPTFTRTKWVESGLQLKQWMDDDKVSKWVSDNHFEFLEGSEDSSSVEEKPKLPPSEVQKKLLQLMNTDESCDCLRGWVKDNIASTEESWFLRCLTQAICEYAYSPENSTHLNVDRMNKYSSLISEYADTQPEREADCLFGIQLLVHRLEHPQGLTLDIFQYLHEHYVISMDGFIAWETSEMVPEGKAVMLKALTSFFTSIREADNEDSGSEA, from the exons ATGAAGGatattaatcttaataataCTTCAG ATCCTGATTCTGCTAATGGAACTGAGTCTGTCAAGGAAGATGTAAaccaaaatgaaaaaataatcttagaaACTAATAATGAAAACGAAAATATGGAGCAGAATAACACAAGCCCTGATGTTAGTGTCAAAGAAACACTAAATGGTAACGATGAGACTGATAATTATGTAGGTGAACCAGATGAACTTAAATCAGAGGTTTCGGAGCTGGAGCCTGATGCACCAGCCATCACTCTAAAGCATAGTTATAATGCAG AACAATGGTCCCCTTTAAATCCATCTGGCAAGAAAGTCTATGATGTTAACCTGCTCAAGGAAATACAAGAAGATCCTTTATGTAAGACTATGCCAAAATCGCCTCTTCTTGAAACATGTAATATCCTGCGG ACGGCCCAGTCACAAGATTCATTGATAGCATTCAATCATATTAATCGCTCGATGAATGACTCATTGTTTCCAACTTTCCTTAAGACAAACTCTGGTAGCATGAGAAACCCTATTCTACGTGATGGCAGAAAGGACAATAGAAGTTCAGGTCAATCCCTAG GTAGAGGCAGTATGAAATTAAACTCGCCATCGAGAAACAGCGGTGGAAGGAATATTTGCATTTCACTCCGCGAAGAAGTGAAACTAAACGAAACGAAAGATGCTTGGAGACCAGCCAGGCTCAAGAAGGATAACTTGGATGAAGCTGAGTTGAAGACACAG GAGTTATATAAGAAGTTCCGCGGTATTCTGAATAAATTGACGCCCCAAAAGTTCGATACGCTCGTTGATAAGGTGAAATCGCTCGAAATTGACACTCAGGAACGTCTCGAGGGCGTTATCGATCTTGTTTTCGAGAAAGCTATTGAGGAGCCGAACTTCTCCGAAGCATATGCTGCTATGTGTAACAAACTTTCTACTCTAAAG GTTCCATCAACAAATTCCCCTAACCAATGTGTTAATTTCCGTGCGATGATCATCACAAAATGTCAGAACCAGTTCATCAAAGAGAAAACAGATGAGATTGTGGTAAAGCTAGAGAAGGAGCTCACTGAGTGCACTGATGCT gcCAAGAAAAAGGAATTGCATGCACAACTGGGAGAAGCTCAACGTCGCGTGCGCATGCGTTCAGTTGGAAACGTTCGATTTATCG gcGAGCTATACAAGTTAAACATCTTGATAGCCAAAATCATGGTATATTGTATGAATTACCTCATCGATAAGCCAGAAGAAGAGAAGCTGGAATGCCTTTGCAAGCTGCTCACCACGATTGGGGAACAGGTGGAAAATGAGGCCAAGGAACAACTGGATGTGATCATCAATAAAATCCAAGATATTGTCAATGATCGTAAGAGTAAGAAGATTAGCAGCCGTGTACGGTTTATGCTACAG gATGTAATTGAACTGAGAAGACGCAGATGGGTAGCTAAGAGTGTCTTAGATATGCAACCGAAGATGATGGACCAGATCCAAAAGGAAGCTGAGCAGAAACAACGGCATATTGAG TTGATGAATTCGCCGGTGGGAGGTGGTTTCCGACGTGACGATGGCAATCGCAAGAAGCGCGGCGTCGAAGGCCGGAGACCAGGAAATAACTTCATGGATAACACTTGGAAGACAACGACAACGAGAAGTAACTACGTGGTGGATACCAGCAAACTCAAGGCCATGCCGCAAAAG AACCCGAACTTGGGCAGCATAAAGCTGGCTCCAGCTCACAGCACATGGAACCACGGATCTGGAACTAAATCTCAAATAGCCGCTCCAATCAGGAATAAGTTCAGCATTCTGGACAACGTTCAGATCGACCTGACAACACTTACAG CCGCCAAGGACGCACCGCCCGCTGCCTACCAACAGTCGAAGTCGATCGAGAGGTCTACATTTAACACACGCAATGATTTCG CCTCTTCGCGCTCCGGTTCAATTGAAAGGACTAAAACTTCGCCCACGCCACCCGAGGCACCAGCCTCCCAGACGAAAGCACCGGCCGCCCAAGAACCGCTGCCAGAGAACCTTAGGAAATTCGTCAAACAATTTATCGATCTCTCGATAATGAATCTCAACGATGAGGAGCTGGTAGAAGAGATTAAACTCTTTGGATCGCAATATCATGCCGCTATGGTTACTGAGATACTTAATGTTGCGCTTGAGAA gaatGCGAAAGCAATTAGTATTCTCTCGAAGTCGGTGATGAAAGTAGTCAGTTTGGGAATTTTATCGTGCGAGAACTTCTTGGCAGGAATGGATGAGATCTTTGAGTGTGGCCCGGACCTATACATCGATATACCGATGCTGTATACATATCTTGGGAAATTCATCGCTCCGCTTATTGAAAATAAG aACATGACTCTCCAACAAGTCCACAAGGCTGCTGGGTCCCTGGTATCGTCAGGTCACGGTCATCTGTTACTAAAAGCAATTATTACCGAGTTGAAGGACAGTATGGGACCAACATTCACCAGGACTAAATGGGTGGAATCAGGTCTACAGTTGAAACAATGGATGGATGATGATAAG GTATCAAAGTGGGTATCGGACAATCACTTTGAATTTCTAGAAGGCTCCGAAGATTCATCAAGCGTTGAAGAGAAGCCGAAATTGCCCCCAAGTGAGgtgcaaaaaaaattgcttcaaTTGATGAATACCGATGAAAGTTGCGACTGCCTCCGTGGATGGGTCAAG GACAATATCGCCTCAACCGAGGAATCGTGGTTCCTCCGTTGCCTTACCCAAGCGATATGCGAGTACGCTTACTCGCCGGAAAATAGTACGCATTTGAACGTTGATCGTATGAACAAATACTCGTCTCTAATTAGCGAGTATGCTGACACTCAGCCAGAACGCGAAGCTGACTGTCTTTTCGGTATACAGCTTTTGGTACATCGGCTTGAGCATCCCCAGG GTTTGACATTGGATATATTCCAATACTTGCATGAGCATTACGTGATATCGATGGATGGATTTATTGCGTGGGAGACTTCAGAAATGGTACCCGAGGGAAAag CGGTAATGCTAAAAGCGTTGACATCCTTCTTCACGAGCATACGAGAGGCGGACAACGAAGACTCAGGCTCCGAAGCCTGA
- the LOC123717269 gene encoding uncharacterized protein LOC123717269 isoform X1: MFISYWKCLIVFSLFCKYGNLAPVETENKEQPAEKVDDNPADKEDDSNTTPAAETPEKEAADVENVTEPSSSNNATQTAVLTLEPDATTPVVCFYLTYLIKIYKVIKHKLIQLIYYFNYRMS; encoded by the exons atgtttatttcatattGGAAATGTTTGATTGTATTTTctctattttgtaaatatggaAATCTGGCG ccA GTGGAAACCGAGAACAAAGaacaa ccAGCTGAAAAAGTAGATGACAAT CCTGCTGATAAAGAAGATGACAGT AACACAACTCCAGCTGCTGAAAca CCAGAGAAAGAAGCCGCAGATGTCGAAAAT GTCACAGAACCATCAAGTTCCAATAAC GCTACGCAAACTGCTGTT ctaaca CTTGAG CCTGACgca actaCG cctGTGGTATGCTTTTATTTAAcgtatctaattaaaatatataaagtaataaaacataaattaatacaattaatttattattttaattacagaaTGTCGTAA